From the Leifsonia sp. AG29 genome, one window contains:
- a CDS encoding sugar ABC transporter ATP-binding protein: protein MTGRDEQGLVIEGLAKAYPGVVALDKVDLAVAAGTVHGLVGENGAGKSTLMKCVAGAEKPDAGSVIVGGRRVEGSVHDAAEAGVAMIYQELTIVPDLTALENVFLGALPTRFGVVRRTEARRAYRRVAAAIGATTRPGTRAGSLSTSAQQQLEIMRAISHDRRVLILDEPTASLGPADIERLHTVIRSLRDRGLAVVYVSHDLEAVLDVCDDVTVLREGRVVTTRPASEWTAPELVAAMVGGVPLVSAGAPRHEGGERPELFRISGLRAPGVDVPSLDVRRGEILGVAGLVGSGRTRMLRAIAGADRVDHGSMIREGRERPWPRHPRQALHAGVMLAPEDRKGQGLVLDRPSAWNVAVGRFAPRGAGAPVTASRIRRWAGPFAESVGFAPDRLTAAAGTLSGGNQQKLLLGRLLGRGVSCLLLDEPTRGIDVGAKAQIFRTIRDLVDAGHAVIWSSSDLSEVAQHSDRIVVVAGGRVVAELPKGASVPEILAHAFAATATTEGAAA from the coding sequence ATGACGGGACGCGATGAGCAGGGTCTCGTCATCGAGGGGCTCGCGAAGGCTTACCCGGGAGTCGTGGCGCTGGACAAGGTCGACCTCGCGGTCGCGGCCGGGACGGTCCATGGTCTCGTCGGTGAGAACGGAGCGGGAAAATCCACTCTGATGAAGTGCGTTGCCGGAGCCGAGAAGCCGGATGCGGGCTCGGTCATCGTCGGCGGCCGCCGGGTCGAGGGAAGCGTGCACGACGCCGCCGAGGCCGGCGTCGCCATGATCTATCAGGAGCTCACTATCGTGCCCGACCTCACAGCGCTCGAGAACGTCTTCCTGGGTGCGCTGCCGACCAGATTCGGCGTCGTCCGCCGGACGGAGGCTCGACGCGCGTATCGGAGGGTCGCCGCCGCCATCGGAGCGACGACGCGCCCGGGAACGCGGGCGGGTAGCCTCTCGACCAGCGCCCAACAGCAGCTGGAGATCATGAGGGCGATCAGTCACGACAGGCGGGTTCTCATCCTGGACGAGCCGACCGCCTCCCTCGGCCCGGCGGACATCGAGCGCCTGCACACGGTCATCCGGTCGCTGCGCGACCGCGGACTCGCCGTCGTCTATGTCTCGCACGACTTGGAGGCGGTCCTCGATGTCTGCGACGACGTGACCGTTCTCCGGGAGGGGCGCGTCGTCACGACGCGGCCGGCGAGCGAGTGGACCGCTCCAGAGCTGGTCGCCGCCATGGTCGGCGGGGTGCCGCTCGTCTCCGCGGGCGCGCCCCGGCACGAGGGCGGCGAGCGCCCGGAGCTCTTCCGGATCAGCGGCCTCCGGGCACCTGGCGTGGATGTCCCGTCGCTCGACGTGCGCCGCGGAGAGATCCTCGGCGTCGCGGGACTGGTCGGCTCCGGCCGGACCCGCATGCTCCGAGCGATCGCCGGCGCCGATCGGGTCGACCACGGTTCGATGATCCGTGAGGGTCGCGAGCGCCCCTGGCCCCGTCATCCGCGCCAGGCGCTCCACGCCGGGGTGATGCTCGCCCCGGAGGACCGCAAGGGCCAGGGACTCGTCCTCGATCGCCCGTCGGCGTGGAACGTCGCCGTGGGCAGGTTCGCTCCGCGCGGCGCAGGCGCGCCTGTCACCGCCTCCCGGATCCGCCGCTGGGCTGGCCCGTTCGCCGAGTCGGTGGGCTTCGCCCCCGACCGATTGACCGCCGCCGCCGGCACTCTGTCGGGAGGGAACCAGCAGAAGCTGCTGCTCGGGAGGCTTCTCGGGCGTGGCGTCAGTTGCCTCCTGCTGGACGAACCGACCCGGGGGATCGACGTGGGCGCGAAGGCGCAGATCTTCCGAACCATCCGGGACCTCGTCGACGCCGGTCACGCCGTCATCTGGTCGAGCAGCGACCTCTCCGAAGTGGCGCAGCACAGCGACCGGATCGTCGTGGTCGCCGGCGGCCGGGTCGTGGCCGAACTGCCCAAGGGAGCGAGCGTCCCCGAGATCTTGGCGCACGCCTTCGCGGCGACCGCAACCACGGAAGGAGCAGCAGCGTGA
- a CDS encoding sugar ABC transporter substrate-binding protein: MTRTRAIVAVAALAVLGVALAGCSAPTPAATPAGAQTAATASSDAMKQTLAYLDAGLPELKGKSVAYLAECAAANSYCQTRLAGAQDMAKKAGVKLTVFDANFDPNTQLSQVQDAVQRGFDGFVFSPVASTSGCSDWKLLKATGKPVATINSPMCGSADYTEGTVGFVGMQTESFFQEHVENAFKSCTSPCKAVAVGGYVGSDLFTRWQDAITAAGKKYPKVTVVANQPGSFDPKTALGVVQDALSAHPDVTLVLSSWDDMTRGVEQAITAAGKTPGKDVRIYSVGGTKDGVAAVQAGRWTETSVLLPYEESGYGIVQLARKLETGAGTPGFAYLAQAPAVVNGPGSIFVTADNASKFSPEY; encoded by the coding sequence ATGACCCGAACCCGTGCCATCGTCGCCGTCGCCGCTCTCGCGGTGCTGGGCGTCGCTCTCGCCGGCTGCTCTGCCCCTACCCCGGCCGCCACCCCCGCGGGTGCCCAGACCGCGGCGACCGCCAGCTCGGACGCGATGAAGCAGACTCTCGCCTACCTCGACGCCGGCCTGCCCGAACTCAAGGGCAAATCCGTGGCCTATCTCGCCGAATGCGCGGCCGCGAACTCCTACTGCCAGACGCGCCTGGCCGGCGCACAGGACATGGCGAAGAAGGCCGGCGTGAAGCTGACCGTGTTCGACGCCAACTTCGACCCGAACACTCAGCTCAGCCAGGTCCAGGACGCCGTTCAACGCGGCTTCGACGGCTTCGTGTTCTCCCCGGTCGCCTCGACGAGCGGGTGTTCGGACTGGAAGCTGCTCAAGGCGACCGGCAAGCCGGTCGCGACGATTAACAGTCCCATGTGCGGGAGTGCGGACTACACCGAGGGAACCGTCGGATTCGTCGGAATGCAGACCGAGTCGTTCTTCCAGGAGCACGTGGAGAACGCGTTCAAGAGCTGCACGTCCCCGTGCAAAGCGGTCGCCGTGGGCGGTTACGTCGGCAGCGATCTGTTCACCCGCTGGCAGGACGCGATCACGGCGGCGGGCAAGAAGTACCCGAAAGTGACCGTGGTCGCCAACCAGCCGGGAAGCTTCGACCCCAAGACGGCGCTCGGCGTCGTGCAGGACGCTCTCTCGGCGCACCCCGACGTCACCCTCGTACTCTCGTCGTGGGATGACATGACCCGGGGAGTCGAACAGGCCATCACCGCCGCCGGGAAGACTCCCGGCAAGGATGTGCGCATCTACTCGGTGGGCGGAACGAAGGACGGCGTCGCGGCCGTCCAGGCCGGACGCTGGACCGAGACGAGCGTCCTCCTGCCGTACGAGGAGTCGGGCTACGGCATCGTCCAGCTCGCCCGCAAGCTCGAGACCGGTGCGGGCACGCCAGGATTCGCCTACCTCGCTCAGGCGCCCGCGGTCGTGAATGGACCGGGCTCGATCTTCGTGACCGCGGACAACGCGTCCAAGTTCTCCCCGGAGTACTGA
- a CDS encoding MFS transporter, with protein sequence MRRRHAAFWLHAAVLIVFIGGSAAPSPLYAQYAHEWALGPIAVTAVFAVYAAAILITLLITGSLADHLGTRPVLIVAIVLEIAAMLLFASAASPAALIAARVIQGVATGATMSAAGSALMAFENPDRPAGSLLNSLASPVGLSSGALGSSLLVGLAPAPAQVVYLTIAALLVVLGIPLAMHPQTGGTLPWTPRSLVPRLRIPAAAVKTVATAMPVGAATWALGGFYLSLGPSITRSLTHNPAVIIGGLALFALFFPAAITVFARRWSDRTTMLVGVTCLVTGVSVTALAVVSGSALLYFVGTMVAGCGFGSGYSGSLRVTLPLAAPHERAGMFSAVYVICYLGFSVPAVAAGALTTTLGLKTTTLIYGAALVVAAIPALITNLRPARKRRTAVATTTGSLRAVLGSTPSL encoded by the coding sequence ATGAGACGCCGCCACGCGGCATTCTGGTTGCACGCTGCGGTGCTTATCGTGTTCATCGGCGGATCTGCGGCGCCGTCCCCGCTTTACGCGCAGTACGCGCACGAATGGGCACTCGGGCCGATCGCTGTCACCGCAGTCTTCGCCGTCTACGCAGCCGCCATCCTCATCACCCTGCTGATCACGGGTTCTCTTGCCGATCACCTCGGCACGCGGCCGGTGCTCATCGTGGCGATCGTCCTCGAGATCGCAGCCATGCTCCTCTTCGCAAGTGCAGCCTCCCCTGCCGCCCTCATCGCCGCACGCGTCATCCAAGGGGTAGCCACCGGGGCGACGATGAGCGCAGCCGGGTCCGCCCTTATGGCGTTCGAGAACCCGGACCGTCCGGCCGGATCGCTGCTGAACAGCCTCGCCTCACCGGTCGGGCTCTCGAGCGGCGCGCTCGGGTCGTCCCTCCTGGTCGGCTTGGCCCCCGCACCGGCGCAGGTCGTCTATCTCACGATCGCGGCACTGCTGGTGGTGCTGGGAATCCCGCTCGCCATGCATCCGCAGACCGGGGGCACGCTGCCGTGGACACCGCGATCGCTCGTTCCGCGACTCCGGATCCCTGCTGCGGCCGTGAAGACGGTCGCCACGGCGATGCCGGTCGGCGCCGCGACGTGGGCGCTCGGCGGGTTCTACCTCTCGCTCGGACCTTCGATCACTCGTTCACTCACCCACAATCCGGCGGTCATCATCGGCGGTCTCGCGCTGTTCGCCCTGTTCTTCCCGGCCGCGATCACCGTGTTCGCGCGGCGGTGGTCTGACCGGACCACCATGCTGGTCGGGGTCACCTGCCTTGTCACCGGCGTATCGGTCACCGCACTCGCCGTGGTCTCCGGCTCCGCGCTCTTGTACTTCGTCGGGACGATGGTGGCGGGATGCGGTTTCGGCAGCGGCTACTCCGGGTCGCTACGGGTCACCCTGCCGCTCGCCGCACCCCACGAGCGCGCCGGCATGTTCTCGGCGGTCTACGTCATCTGCTACCTGGGGTTCAGCGTCCCGGCCGTCGCCGCAGGCGCACTCACCACGACGCTCGGCCTCAAGACGACGACCCTCATCTACGGCGCAGCGCTCGTGGTGGCGGCGATCCCCGCACTCATCACCAACCTCCGTCCGGCCCGGAAGCGCCGGACCGCGGTCGCCACCACGACCGGCTCCCTCCGCGCTGTGCTCGGATCGACCCCCTCGCTCTGA
- a CDS encoding ABC transporter permease encodes MTASTMNALGPRRSRVSALIGRLRSAGVAVALLVLVVVVAVAQPNFLAYGNVTNILSQWAPVAIMGVGMTYVVITGGFDLSVASIYSLSAVVAAAVGRTQAPIVAFALALVVGLVAGLLNGAVVTVLRVNPFIATLGSSLVLSGIALVLTGNRPFVVDFAPFGTLGTGRLAGIPYSGLLAIGLMILGGLVLAYTAYGHSVYAVGGNSEASRLAGIRVGAVTASTYAVSGFCAGVAGVITASQLSSAQANLNPNLVFDVLTVVIVGGTSLSGGRGAIWRTAVGVGILATLQNGFNLLDIDPYFQNIIKGVIIIAALASVRVVRRRRSASSTEPLKRRLPVVATTKKEQKES; translated from the coding sequence GTGACCGCTTCCACGATGAATGCGCTCGGCCCGCGTCGTTCCCGCGTGTCGGCCCTGATCGGCCGGCTGCGCTCAGCCGGCGTCGCCGTCGCACTGCTCGTCCTCGTCGTCGTCGTGGCGGTGGCGCAGCCGAACTTCCTCGCGTACGGCAACGTGACGAACATCCTCAGCCAGTGGGCACCGGTGGCCATCATGGGCGTCGGCATGACCTACGTGGTCATCACGGGAGGCTTCGACCTCTCGGTGGCGTCGATCTACTCGCTCAGCGCCGTCGTCGCGGCGGCGGTGGGCCGCACCCAGGCGCCGATCGTCGCCTTCGCGCTCGCGCTGGTGGTCGGGCTCGTGGCGGGACTGCTCAACGGGGCGGTCGTCACCGTTCTGCGGGTCAACCCGTTCATCGCGACGTTGGGCAGCTCCCTGGTCCTGTCAGGAATAGCGCTGGTCCTGACGGGCAATCGGCCTTTCGTCGTCGACTTCGCACCGTTCGGCACACTGGGCACGGGCCGGCTCGCGGGGATCCCGTATTCGGGCTTGCTCGCCATCGGGCTGATGATCCTCGGCGGCCTCGTACTCGCCTATACCGCCTACGGGCATTCCGTGTACGCGGTCGGGGGCAACTCCGAGGCCAGCCGGCTCGCGGGAATCCGGGTCGGTGCGGTGACCGCCAGCACGTATGCGGTTTCCGGGTTCTGCGCGGGTGTGGCGGGAGTCATCACCGCGTCCCAGCTGAGCTCCGCGCAGGCGAACCTCAACCCGAATCTCGTGTTCGACGTGCTGACGGTCGTCATCGTCGGGGGCACTTCACTCAGTGGGGGCCGAGGGGCGATCTGGCGAACGGCGGTCGGGGTCGGGATCCTCGCCACCCTCCAGAACGGCTTCAACCTGCTCGACATCGACCCGTACTTCCAGAACATCATCAAGGGCGTCATCATCATCGCCGCCCTCGCCTCCGTGCGGGTGGTGCGCCGCCGCCGCTCCGCCTCCTCCACAGAACCGCTGAAGCGACGCCTCCCGGTCGTCGCCACGACGAAGAAGGAACAGAAGGAATCATGA
- a CDS encoding FadR/GntR family transcriptional regulator, whose amino-acid sequence MNDFQPEQLGRKDASGQIARQLRNAISQGVWQPGERLPTEQELADTFDVARATAREGLKLLSATGLVISARGSNGGTFVAIPDAEEVAEQLSDAIQLWYRAGNVSLHDVDEARWVLEMQCVDLAARRRTDEDLSAISRPVEASRDLEMDIADWLDLDLEFHTAITKAAKNKILELAMTSVHLARPATNSVFVEYLDRESVTNQHEAIYLAIRDGDPDAARAAFQGHVSYLDQTRREALDQTDAADILVATLPEVRHSAAERPRA is encoded by the coding sequence ATGAACGATTTCCAGCCGGAGCAACTGGGCCGCAAAGACGCGTCCGGGCAGATCGCGCGCCAACTGCGCAACGCGATCTCACAGGGGGTCTGGCAGCCGGGCGAGAGACTGCCGACTGAGCAGGAACTCGCCGACACGTTCGACGTGGCCCGCGCGACCGCCCGCGAAGGGCTGAAGCTCCTCTCCGCAACAGGTCTCGTGATCTCCGCGCGCGGGAGCAACGGGGGCACCTTCGTGGCGATCCCGGACGCCGAAGAAGTCGCCGAGCAGCTGAGCGACGCCATCCAGCTCTGGTACCGTGCCGGCAATGTCTCGCTCCACGACGTGGATGAAGCGCGCTGGGTTCTCGAGATGCAGTGCGTCGACCTGGCCGCCCGCCGGAGGACAGACGAGGATCTGTCCGCGATCAGTCGACCCGTGGAGGCGTCGCGGGACCTCGAGATGGACATCGCCGACTGGCTCGACCTCGACCTCGAATTCCACACGGCGATCACGAAAGCCGCCAAGAACAAGATCCTCGAACTCGCGATGACGTCCGTGCACCTGGCGCGACCGGCGACGAACTCGGTATTCGTGGAGTACCTGGACCGCGAGTCGGTCACGAACCAGCACGAGGCGATCTACCTCGCAATCCGGGACGGCGACCCCGACGCCGCGCGGGCCGCGTTCCAAGGCCACGTCAGCTACCTGGACCAGACCCGGCGCGAAGCTCTCGACCAGACAGACGCTGCCGACATCCTCGTCGCTACCCTGCCCGAGGTGCGCCACTCCGCCGCGGAGAGACCGCGGGCCTGA
- a CDS encoding pentapeptide repeat-containing protein has protein sequence MEIQAPDLQAPDLRADCSRCVGLCCVALAFARSADFAIDKPAGDPCVNLADDFRCTIHPVLRDSGFKGCTVFDCFGAGQQVTQHTFGGATWHDEQVRPDMFAVFPVMRQLHEVLWYLAEALELVEASPLHPRLRRAEREVREAAAAPPEALRELDVEALRAPAAALLRDAARLTREAGPIGTGNLRVSRTRLRPGADLAGADLRGADLRGAELRGALLIGADLRKADLSRAELIGADLRDADLAGADLSRAVYLTQMQVNAAAGSTTTRLPERLQRPAHWR, from the coding sequence GTGGAAATCCAAGCGCCGGACCTCCAAGCGCCCGACTTACGAGCGGACTGCTCCCGCTGCGTCGGGCTCTGCTGCGTCGCCCTCGCTTTCGCGCGATCGGCCGACTTCGCCATCGACAAGCCGGCCGGCGATCCCTGCGTGAACCTGGCCGACGACTTCCGTTGCACGATCCACCCGGTGCTTCGAGACTCCGGGTTCAAAGGCTGCACCGTCTTCGACTGCTTCGGCGCAGGCCAGCAGGTCACGCAGCACACGTTCGGAGGCGCGACCTGGCACGACGAGCAGGTCCGCCCCGACATGTTCGCCGTCTTCCCCGTCATGCGCCAGCTCCACGAAGTGCTTTGGTACCTCGCCGAGGCTCTTGAGCTGGTGGAGGCGTCACCCCTCCACCCTCGGTTGCGCCGCGCAGAGCGCGAGGTCCGGGAGGCTGCTGCCGCCCCTCCCGAGGCCCTGCGCGAACTCGACGTTGAGGCACTGCGCGCCCCCGCGGCGGCCCTCTTGCGCGACGCCGCGCGCCTGACGCGCGAAGCCGGCCCGATCGGCACGGGAAACCTCCGCGTCTCGCGCACCCGACTGCGCCCGGGCGCTGACCTGGCCGGCGCCGACCTCCGCGGTGCGGACCTGCGCGGGGCCGAACTCCGTGGCGCCCTTCTCATCGGCGCCGACCTCCGCAAGGCAGACCTCTCTCGCGCCGAACTGATCGGAGCCGACCTCCGCGACGCCGATCTGGCCGGCGCAGACCTGAGCCGGGCCGTCTATCTCACCCAGATGCAGGTCAACGCTGCAGCAGGCAGCACGACGACGCGTCTGCCGGAACGCCTGCAGCGCCCGGCCCACTGGCGCTGA
- a CDS encoding TetR/AcrR family transcriptional regulator, which yields MATAPTARPGGRSARIQLAVHSAVTELLEENGGDRTALSIPEIAKRAGVNTSTIYRRWRDLQGLLAAVASNSLAREQVEDTGTLEGDLLAWFVPYVEEFSTDLGREVLRDMIADRDVTTDYYEILRRHIDEIRSRAIERGETPPPTDRVVDVVVAPVIYRILFTHATEEQLDVRDKIGRLIGEITDTAE from the coding sequence ATGGCCACCGCACCGACAGCCCGCCCGGGAGGCCGCAGCGCACGGATCCAGCTGGCGGTGCACTCGGCCGTGACTGAACTGCTCGAGGAGAACGGCGGGGACCGGACCGCCCTGTCCATTCCCGAGATCGCCAAGCGGGCAGGCGTCAACACCAGCACCATTTATCGTCGCTGGCGTGACCTCCAGGGATTACTGGCCGCGGTCGCGTCGAACTCGCTCGCTCGAGAGCAGGTGGAGGACACCGGGACCCTGGAAGGCGACTTGCTTGCCTGGTTCGTGCCCTACGTCGAAGAATTCTCGACCGACCTCGGTCGGGAAGTGCTTCGCGACATGATCGCGGACAGGGATGTCACCACCGACTACTACGAGATTCTGCGCCGGCACATCGATGAGATCCGGTCCCGGGCGATCGAGAGGGGCGAGACGCCTCCGCCCACCGATCGCGTGGTCGATGTGGTCGTCGCCCCGGTGATCTACCGGATCCTCTTCACGCATGCCACCGAGGAGCAGCTCGACGTCCGCGACAAGATCGGTCGGCTCATCGGGGAGATCACGGACACTGCGGAGTGA
- a CDS encoding glycoside hydrolase family 13 protein: MTAAALLPHHDGSPLHVSTAAPKLGEEVRVRLRVPHAWGEVASVRTRSNPDREPRYTEARIVGAGDGHDWWEAPVLVENPEHGYRFLINRADGRAVWVNATGVHELETLDSEDFLLVTHPAPPERLASTVLYQVFPDRFARSSRADSRPLPGWAIPADWSDPVDLLQPGRSQQLYGGDLDGIVERLDHIEQLGATTIYLTPFFPGRSNHRYDASSFGSVDPLLGGDDALIRLVEAAHERGLTVIGDLTANHCGIGHEWFQSAYGDPRAPESDFFYWLNDEHTEYVSWLGVPSLPKFNWNSAELRRRFIEGPDSVVGRWLQPPYSLDGWRIDVANMTGRYRNDDLNAEVRQAIRRTMIEINPDTILLAESTNDATGDFRGDAWHGAMTYANFTRPVWSWLSERGEAVNFFGLPVAGIPQHGGREVLAAHTRFTAGFPWRTRVGMMNALDTHDTPRFATSARPGAVPVALGLSATLPGIPTVFAGDEFGLTGVDGEASRTPLPWGDPAAEGAMTLYRDMLRLRRDHPALNGGGMRWLHADEDVLVFVRESREQSVLVLAAREPVTVTLPQHAVAGAQSARLLSGQGSLAVTDAGELELAVEGPAFVAWELPAPSVPTA, encoded by the coding sequence CCACGTCTCCACCGCCGCGCCGAAGCTGGGGGAGGAGGTGCGCGTCCGGCTGCGGGTGCCGCACGCCTGGGGCGAGGTCGCGTCGGTCCGCACACGGTCCAACCCCGACCGGGAGCCGCGCTACACGGAGGCGCGGATCGTGGGCGCAGGCGACGGCCACGACTGGTGGGAGGCGCCGGTCCTCGTCGAGAACCCGGAGCACGGATACCGCTTCCTCATCAATCGCGCCGACGGGCGTGCCGTCTGGGTCAACGCGACCGGTGTGCATGAGCTCGAGACCCTCGACTCCGAGGACTTCCTGCTCGTGACGCACCCCGCGCCTCCCGAGCGGCTCGCGAGCACGGTGCTGTACCAGGTGTTCCCGGATCGGTTCGCGCGCTCCTCCCGCGCCGACAGCAGGCCGCTGCCGGGCTGGGCGATCCCCGCGGACTGGTCGGACCCGGTCGATCTGCTCCAGCCGGGCCGGTCGCAGCAGCTCTACGGCGGCGACCTCGACGGCATCGTCGAGCGTCTCGACCACATCGAGCAGCTCGGGGCCACGACGATCTACCTCACCCCGTTCTTCCCGGGGCGGTCCAACCACCGCTACGACGCGTCGAGCTTCGGCTCCGTCGACCCGCTGCTCGGAGGCGACGACGCGCTCATCCGCTTGGTCGAAGCCGCGCACGAGCGCGGACTGACCGTGATCGGCGATCTGACCGCGAACCACTGCGGCATCGGGCACGAATGGTTCCAGTCGGCCTACGGCGACCCACGCGCACCCGAGAGCGACTTCTTCTACTGGCTGAACGACGAGCACACCGAGTACGTCTCGTGGCTGGGTGTGCCGAGCCTCCCGAAGTTCAACTGGAACTCGGCCGAGCTGCGCCGTCGTTTCATCGAGGGGCCCGACTCCGTCGTCGGCCGCTGGCTGCAGCCGCCGTATTCGCTCGACGGGTGGCGGATCGATGTCGCCAATATGACCGGCCGCTACCGCAACGACGACCTCAACGCGGAGGTGCGCCAGGCCATCCGGCGCACGATGATCGAGATCAACCCCGACACGATCCTCCTGGCGGAGTCGACGAACGATGCGACGGGCGACTTCCGCGGGGACGCGTGGCACGGCGCGATGACGTACGCGAACTTCACGCGTCCCGTGTGGTCGTGGCTGTCGGAGCGTGGCGAAGCGGTGAACTTCTTCGGCCTGCCGGTCGCGGGCATCCCGCAGCACGGCGGTCGGGAGGTGCTGGCCGCCCACACGCGGTTCACGGCGGGGTTCCCGTGGCGCACGCGTGTAGGGATGATGAACGCCCTCGACACGCACGACACGCCCCGGTTCGCAACCTCCGCCCGACCGGGCGCGGTGCCGGTCGCGCTCGGCCTCTCGGCGACTCTTCCCGGCATCCCCACGGTGTTCGCAGGCGACGAGTTCGGGCTGACCGGCGTCGACGGCGAGGCGTCGCGCACGCCGCTGCCGTGGGGCGACCCGGCGGCCGAGGGCGCGATGACGCTCTACCGCGACATGCTGCGGCTCCGGCGCGACCACCCGGCCCTGAACGGGGGAGGGATGCGCTGGCTCCACGCCGACGAGGACGTTCTGGTGTTCGTGCGCGAGAGTCGCGAGCAGTCCGTGCTGGTGCTCGCGGCTCGCGAGCCGGTCACGGTTACGCTTCCGCAGCACGCCGTTGCCGGTGCGCAGTCGGCCCGTCTGCTCTCCGGACAGGGTTCGTTGGCGGTCACCGACGCGGGTGAGCTCGAGCTTGCTGTCGAGGGGCCGGCGTTCGTTGCGTGGGAGCTGCCGGCGCCGAGCGTGCCGACGGCCTGA
- a CDS encoding 3-hydroxyacyl-CoA dehydrogenase family protein — MSFTLPTHVDTRPLAVIGGGTLGRRIALMLALHGADVRVYDTARATADTAAAFVQAARPDLAAALGGTTNGALTASTDLRTALDNAWLVIEAVPEKLALKKQVFADLDRHAAPDAILASNSSSFPTSAFRDSVADPARLLNTHFYMPPQARSVELMSSGATADAVIELVSAEFSRYHLLPHIVRKESTGFIFNRIWAAIKREALSVVADGIADPADVDALFADLFRAELTPFRFMDQVGLDVVRDIEDHYAAIAGRENTLAPFLRSYIEQGRLGVKTGRGIYDDYA, encoded by the coding sequence ATGTCCTTCACCCTGCCCACTCACGTCGACACCCGACCCCTGGCGGTGATCGGCGGCGGCACCCTCGGCCGACGCATCGCGCTGATGCTCGCCCTTCACGGAGCGGACGTGCGTGTCTACGACACCGCGCGCGCGACCGCCGACACCGCGGCGGCCTTCGTCCAGGCGGCGCGCCCGGACCTTGCGGCGGCACTCGGAGGCACGACCAACGGCGCCTTGACCGCGTCCACCGACCTCCGCACTGCGCTCGACAACGCGTGGCTCGTCATCGAGGCTGTCCCCGAGAAGCTGGCCCTGAAGAAGCAGGTCTTCGCCGACCTCGACAGGCACGCCGCCCCGGACGCCATCCTCGCGAGCAACTCCTCCTCGTTCCCCACCTCGGCCTTCCGCGACAGCGTCGCCGATCCCGCCCGGCTCCTGAACACCCACTTCTACATGCCGCCCCAGGCACGCTCCGTCGAACTCATGTCAAGCGGTGCCACCGCCGACGCCGTCATCGAGTTGGTGAGTGCCGAGTTCAGCCGCTACCACCTCCTCCCGCACATCGTGCGCAAGGAGAGCACGGGCTTCATCTTCAACCGCATCTGGGCGGCAATCAAGCGCGAGGCCCTCTCGGTCGTCGCCGACGGCATCGCGGACCCCGCCGACGTCGACGCCCTGTTCGCCGACCTGTTCCGGGCAGAGCTAACCCCGTTCCGCTTCATGGACCAGGTCGGGCTCGACGTCGTCCGCGACATCGAAGACCACTACGCCGCCATCGCAGGCCGCGAGAACACGCTCGCTCCCTTCCTCCGGTCCTACATCGAACAAGGCCGACTCGGCGTCAAGACCGGCCGCGGCATCTACGACGACTACGCCTGA
- a CDS encoding aldo/keto reductase — MTAPRRTVGGSDLEVYPLSLGGNVFGWTADRGTSFTVLDQYLSAGGNFVDTADGYSAWVPGNTGGDSERILGEWFEARGNRDEVVLATKVSQHPDFKGLAADNIRRAADASLERLRSDYIDLYYAHFDDETVPLEETVAALSGLVDAGKVRYIGISNYSPERIEEWFRITEREGLHRAVALQPHYNLVERAYETRYRALAERENLGVMPYFALAAGFLTGKYRDGATVDSPRAQGAAKYLDETGRAVLSALDEVAAAHHASVATVALAWLAAQPTVTAPIASARTPEQLPDLLASVELELAAGELEVLDGASAAAKAA, encoded by the coding sequence ATGACCGCACCTCGCCGCACTGTCGGAGGCTCCGATCTCGAGGTCTATCCCCTCTCGCTCGGTGGCAACGTATTCGGCTGGACGGCCGATCGCGGCACGTCGTTCACCGTTCTCGACCAGTACCTCAGCGCGGGCGGCAACTTCGTCGACACCGCCGACGGGTACTCGGCCTGGGTGCCGGGCAACACGGGCGGCGACTCCGAGCGCATCCTCGGCGAGTGGTTCGAGGCGCGCGGCAACCGTGACGAGGTCGTCCTCGCCACCAAGGTCAGCCAGCACCCCGACTTCAAGGGCCTCGCCGCAGACAATATCCGCCGTGCGGCCGACGCATCGCTCGAGCGCCTCCGCTCCGACTACATCGACCTCTACTACGCGCACTTCGACGACGAGACGGTGCCGCTGGAGGAGACGGTCGCCGCGCTGTCCGGTCTGGTCGACGCGGGCAAGGTCCGCTACATCGGCATCTCGAACTACTCGCCCGAGCGGATCGAGGAGTGGTTCCGCATCACCGAGCGCGAGGGCCTCCATCGCGCCGTGGCGCTGCAGCCTCACTACAACCTCGTGGAGCGCGCCTACGAGACGCGGTACCGCGCCCTCGCCGAGCGCGAGAACCTCGGAGTGATGCCGTACTTCGCGCTCGCGGCCGGCTTCCTGACCGGCAAGTACCGCGACGGCGCGACGGTCGACAGCCCCCGTGCTCAGGGTGCCGCCAAGTACCTCGACGAGACGGGCCGGGCCGTGCTCTCGGCCCTCGACGAGGTCGCCGCTGCGCACCACGCCTCCGTCGCCACGGTTGCGCTCGCGTGGCTCGCCGCCCAGCCGACCGTGACTGCGCCGATCGCCAGCGCCCGCACGCCCGAGCAGCTGCCCGACCTGCTCGCGTCGGTCGAGCTCGAGCTGGCCGCCGGCGAGCTGGAGGTGCTTGACGGCGCCTCGGCCGCAGCGAAAGCGGCCTGA